AAGAGCGCTACAGCTTTACAAACACGTTCTGAATATGaaccataataaaaaatcctaAAACAAAACTCACACAAAGTGATTTGAATTCTaagatttcttattttacattttccgacaaaattataagactcaaagaaatttaagatattctttaaaagaaatctttattaatttaaaatacgaaaaatctttaaaaatgttatgagatatgaaaatgttttctttaagatcgtattataatctttatacAAATTCCGAAGCCTCGTGAATATGACTTTCTTCAAGCTCCCTGTGAGAAAAGACCAATCTTTCATTATCAGAGTCGAGTAAGTTAATATATGTCTATAACTAAATGAAGAGTTAAAGTTAACGTTAAGATTGAATTAACTCAAGTTAATTttgtaagttattatttaatagaaatttattttgagaaGCATTCtttatactatataatttgtttaatttaaattactaacacaattataatattgacaaatatatttaatattgtatttctaaattaagtttgtataaaataaaatattgtttttatgcagaaatgtatttttttgtaatttttttttgttttgcacaggtaaatttttaacttaggaAATaactacattaaaaattatttactttttaactagttactaCTCAACCCTGCTCATTATCAGACGAAGCGAGCGTCGGGTTCAAATCTAGGACTCGGAAAATTGAGAGTCGGCTCTCGTCCAGGATCCATGCGCAAACTCGTGTGCAGGGATCGCGACTCGGAATCGGACTACTGGTGACATCTATCGGCGCAATGCGTAAGATCGATGCTGAAACTCGCACGCCATCGGAGCTGCCAGATGCTCCGCTTCGTACGATACAGGAGATCGCGCACGCAGGATGGCACGCGGATAGTCGAGgactttttaacatttatttatatttttcacaacaCGCGAGGCAATTGCGATGGCATCAACTTACATCAAGGATGAAACGGGTAAGGGTCAATTGCCCGCTGCATTCCGCACGAGCGTACTCGCGCCCGCGCTTTACACCGGCTCTAACCTCGGACATGTAAACAAGTGTAAAACGATCGGTTTCGTATAATAATAGATTGTGCCTTTTCCCATGCGCTATAGTTAGACCGGTCAACTGCGAAGAATTTTCACGTGTCCCGAGCACTGTGAAATAATCCTTGGACTGATCACCACGTTAGAACTTTCGCATttgtgttaattataatgcattactttttttatttaatacaacaCTTGAAACGTTCTTGCGATTATAAATACTTACATTAACATTCTGCGTAGATATGGTCTGATACTATAATTGAAACGGCGTGGTTATTATTTCAGGTACGTTTATCCCAGCAAGCCAACGACCCGATGGCACGTGGCGCAAGCAACGGCGTGTGAAAGATGGATATATTCCTCAGGAAGAAGTTCCATTGTAAGTAATCGTTGATAcactctttaatattttaaggttGTATTGGctgtaaatgaaaaaattgacaaattatttaggagataaattttagatatataaatatatatatttgcttttAAAATGGTTTACAAACCTTTTTAAGAAGTtctgtaattatttgttactaTGGCTgcgtttctttaaaaatttacaaagaaaCTGTATAATCTCAAACTAaatcactaaaaaaataagaagttgaaacatattatttaaaagaaaaagctaagaaaaaaagtacaaagattaattaaaactaaactGTTGTAAAGTTCTAGGAGTAGATAAGCATTGAAATATGTTGTCATATGACAAAACGCAATGACATATTGAAACATTGCGATCTAATTGTACACACGTGAACTGGAATGCTTAGCCTACAAAATTAACTGTGTTCTAGGGTTTCTATAGTGCATGTAACGTATTCTATAAAGAAATTGGAATGCAGCTAACTTTATATGGGCTAAACATTCTTGCCCATGTGTGTACAGTCatgtctgaaatatttttaacaaatattttaagaaaagaatatgCATAAAtagtatgtaaaatttataaatagttaacaaaaatattttgttaatttaaattcacacagtaaaactaataattatctaataaaatcCAAGCATAAGctaaagtttcaaaaatattgttcttaatattttttttagattgtataatcaatacatttttaatattatttcttgattttgttttacattttctattgttttattttttcccagATACGAAAGTAAAGGAAAGCAATTAGTAAAGAAGCCTTTGTATCCTGTGGGTGCCAGTCCAGAATTTATAGCAGAACACAAAGCCAAACTGGAGGCGAAGAATAAAATGATACCCGGTATGCAAGCGAAAACTCAAGAAGGAtccaagaagaagaaaaagaagaacaaATCCAAAGTCGTAGAACCTGTTGTAGAAGGATTGTCCAAAATTACGATCTCAGAGCCCGAATTTCATAAAGAAATTCCAACTCACACCAACAAGTCACTGTCCACTACGAAACAGATCACGACAAACAATGTAACTAAAGACAATTCAAACACCGCGCAGAAAACGACAACCGATCCGCAGAAGAGATTAAAGAATCTTCGCAAAAAAATTAGGGAAATAGAAGTGTTAGAAGATAAGATCAAAACTGGTGCTCTGAAAAATCCTGATAAGGAAATACTCGACAAAGTCGCGCGGAAAATGGAGATTTCTAAGGAGATAAAAAGATTAGAGGCTGCTTTATAGATCATATCtgattaaaacttttacacaaattttatttggcaGTACCAGAAAATGGTGCGATTATAAAACTTGAACCGGTAACGATCCTATTATACAGCAAAGCCAATCTTCGTTCCTCTCAACCATTATATTGCAGTTTTAATATCGCATCTCacattaatcattttttatttaacatgtatagattgataatattgatgcatacatttatatgtatggCGATGATACTAGCTATTTTTCAGCTAGGACACTGAGCATTACACTGTATCGCTGTGTAACGTTCTTGTTGGAACGATCAGAACTCTAGACTtaacaaaacaataataatattaatgctaataagtattaggaaaatgttattaaaattattatcacattAATATCACATGGTATAAAATTTCTTGGTAACActgatatattttacatgcTCATACATCTTTTTATCGTGTCGACCAATGTAACTTCTGTATCAGTGTAGCACTGTGCCACAGTCGAAATACTTTATGTtagacactgtgttacactgtgtttGTGTACCTTGTTGGAAAATAGCCAACTAATCGTCGACGATTTCTGATACTTGATCAAAAAACTTATACATGCatctatataaacatatatgtatataagagaacttacgtaaaaattttaataaagacgaaCGAAGTTTTCGTTAATGAATTATCTTCTGCACGTCATAATTTCACCCTTTTAAATCGATTAAAAGggtaaaataaaaaccaaTTTTAGATGGATTTATATTAACGATCAGAATGatctaagaaatatatatagacaTCTGTGAGAGTGTGTTTTAATGAGAATTATTATGCATTTAATGTGATAAGATAAActattgatttataatatttatagcgaataaattcaaaatcataaaagtaaaaacattgTCATGCTTTTATGAGAAAGATAAATGTTCTCTATTATTTCCAAATTATTATCACATAAGCTTTTGTTAatagcaattttattatatcaataaaacattgtaattaattattgtaaatttatttgatatgtGTAATTGATTTCTATATGAAATATGTAGATACGAAAAAACTTATCAATTTAACTGCATTCATTAAcacattatttgaattatttttcacaattaaacCAGAGCATTCTTTgatttcgaaataataattaattattaagtataaatataagttttagaTATTGATAAAATGTTGCTATACAAAAACACTTTGCATTGATGTTTGAATCTTTGTTAATCTATTGAAAACAAACTAATCTAAATGTAGCAGGCCTTTTATTTCGGATGTCATCAATCtgtttttgattaaatttacagAGAGTTACAGAAGTATAGAGTTTTCATAGTGTACTATTCAAATTTGAAATCAAATTGTTAAAAGCCAAAGTGGCGAAGGCAATTCAAcggatcaaattttttaaaaataaaacaatctgtataaaatttattatgtataggTTTTTAAGATCGCTAAACTTACTTTTATAACTTCAAAAATTGCAATACAAAATAACAGTTCCAAGATGGTGGgcaatgtttttaaatgttatgtcCATCGATGTAAAGTGTAAAGTATAAATTCTGCGATCCTTGTAAAAAAGCCTTGAAAAGTGT
This genomic stretch from Monomorium pharaonis isolate MP-MQ-018 chromosome 4, ASM1337386v2, whole genome shotgun sequence harbors:
- the LOC105829171 gene encoding partner of Y14 and mago — its product is MASTYIKDETGTFIPASQRPDGTWRKQRRVKDGYIPQEEVPLYESKGKQLVKKPLYPVGASPEFIAEHKAKLEAKNKMIPGMQAKTQEGSKKKKKKNKSKVVEPVVEGLSKITISEPEFHKEIPTHTNKSLSTTKQITTNNVTKDNSNTAQKTTTDPQKRLKNLRKKIREIEVLEDKIKTGALKNPDKEILDKVARKMEISKEIKRLEAAL